The Gemmatimonas phototrophica region AGTGCGATATGAGCGAGATGGCAATCTCGTATACCCGCGGATAGCCTGTCAGCGGGCCGCTGGAGAGCTCCGGTAGTTCGCGGTAATAGCCACGGGGGAGACTGTCCCGAACTTCGAGGAGCTGTTCCTGCACGACATGAAAGTTGTCGAGCAGCCATTCTGCGGCGGCCCCCCCATCTAGCCCGCGGTTGGCACCAACGTGCAGCCGAGCGTGTGCATCGGTCAGAATCCCGCGGGTTTCGGCCAACCGGGCCAGCAGGCGGGCTGGTCGGAGTGGCCGCGTGGCGCCCGCGAGCCGTTGTGCGCGGGCAACGGTACGCGCCCGTGCCGCGAGATGATCGGCCCCCAGCAGTTCGCCACGGATGGGCCCCGCCAGCAGCTCGTCAGAGGCTTCGGCCCGTGATCGCTCAGCGCGTCCACTCACTGGTGCCGGTCGCAGTCGTTGTATCTGTTCGTGGTGCGAGGGTCCTGCATCACATGCCTGGAGAGAGGTCAGCTATACGGGGCTATTTCGCCGCCATCGTTCCATGCACAGTTCGTGCGCGAATCGGCGAGCTGGGGTATTCCACGCCGCATTCTCGCCCTGCGCTTGCGCAGGATGCATGTTTGACGGGCACAGCCGTTCCTCACTACCACCGGATTTGCCTATGCTGCCGTTGTTCTGGAACCGTGTCCGTCAATTGGCGTCAGGCGCCGCCACTGTAGCACCGCTGGTGCTGGGGGTGAGCGGTCTCCTCGGACGACCAATGGGGGCTCAAACTGCCGCCGCTGTTCCCACGCCCGCGAGCGTGCTCGGTTGGGAGCCCGGCGCCGATCGCAAGCTGCCCACCTGGAAACAGGTCACGGACTATTTCGCGGCGGTGGACAAGGCCAGTGCGCGGGTTACGGTGCGAACACTGGGCAAGACGACGCTGGGGCGTCCATTCATTGTGGCGTTCATCAGTGATTCGGCGACGCTGGCCAATCTTCCGCGGTATCAGCGTATTCAGCATCAGTTGTGGGATCCGCGGCAGCGGGCAAATGCCACCCGTGATTCGCTCATTGCGCAGGGGAAGAATGTCATTCTGATCACGTCGAGCATTCATTCCACTGAGGTTGGCGGTTTTCTCACGCCGCTGGTGGTAGCGGACCGGCTGGCGCGTGCGGATACGCCGGAGGCGCGGTCGATTCTGGCGAATACCATCATCATGCTGGTGCCCAGTCAGAATCCCGACGGTGTTGATATCGTGGGCGATTGGTACCGGCAGACACTGGATACGCCGGCCGAGGGGACCAATCCTCCCGCGCTTTACCACTTCTACACAGGGCACGACAACAACCGTGACTGGTACGCGTTTACGCAGAAAGAAACACGTTACACGGTGGACTCCCTGTACACGCCGTGGGTGCCGCAGATTGTGAACGACGTGCACCAGCAGGGAGCCAACGCTGGACGCATTTTCATTCCGCCGTATATGGATCCGGTGGAGCCGAATATTGATCCCGTGCTCACTGCCAGCACCAATGCGTTGGGAATGTCGATGGCGTGGCGCATTATTGCCGACGGAAAGACGGGGGTGGCAACCAATGCGTCGTACGATCAGTGGTCACCGGCGAGACAGTACTCCCTCAATCATCGCGGGGCGCGCATTCTCACCGAAACGGCAAGTGCGCGATTGGCGACGGCCGTCAATCTCCCCTTCGAGTTGCTGGGCACTGGACGCGGCTACGATGCCAAGGTGGCTTCGTGGAATTTCCCCGCGGTCTGGCCGGGTGGGCGGTGGGGGATTGGGGATATCGTGAGTTATCAGGTGAGTGCCACCTGGGCGTTGTTGGTGGAGGCGGCACGCGATCGTGCCGCGTGGCTTACCAGCTATGCGGCGCTGGGAGAACGCGCCCTCGATCCGGCGCATCCATGGACCACCAGTACGACCCCGGCCGCCTATGTCATTCCCAAGGCGCAGAAGGATCCGGCCGCACTGGCCCGTTTGGTCTGGTCACTGCAGCACGGACAGGTGCAGCTGTTTGAAAGCATTCCGGCTGGCCACTACATCGTGCCCATGGTGCAGCCGTTCGGGTCCTATGCCAAGGCACTGCTGGAGCGACAGGTCTATCCCAACCTGCGCGAGTATCCGGGAGGGCCGCCCAAGGCGCCGTACGACGTCACCGCGCACACGCTGCCGTTGCTCTTTGGCGTTGACGTCCGGGCAGAACAGTCGCTGTCCCTCCAGACAGGGGCCCTGGTGCCACCGGTGGCTGAGCCGGCGTACCAGGTGCCCGGATTGAGCGGGGCCCCCCGCAAGCGCATCGCGATCTATCAGAACAATCAGTCGTCGATGGACGAGGGGTGGACGCGCTGGGTCTTTGATGCACACCAGATTCGGTTCACCTCGGTCCGCGATGCCGACATGCGCGGTGGCAATCTGCGGGCTCGCTTCGATGCCATCATTCTGCCGGATCAATCGGCGCTGCAACTGCGCCGCGGGCTGGGCGCTCCCTATCCCGACTCTCTCCGTGGCGGGCTGGGTGAGGCCGGCGCGGCCGCACTCAAGGCGTTCGTTGAAGCTGGCGGCACCTTGCTCGCCTTCAACGAAGCGAGCAATTACGCCATCGAAACGCTGGCACTGCCGGTACGCAACGTACTCAACGGTGTGCGAAGCACCGAGTTCTATGCGCCTGGGTCGCTCTTCGGCGTGACGGTGACTTCGGGCCATCCGTTGGCGGCAACATACACGGCACCGGTTCCGGCCATCTGGTTTGAGGACAGCCCAACGTTCGAAGTCACCGATCCTGCGAAGGCGACGGCCGTACTGACCTATCAGTCCACCGGCAATCCGCTCCTCTCCGGTTGGCTGCAAGGTGCCGAAAAACTGCTCGGCAAGGCAGCCATGGTGGATGTTCAGATGGGGCAGGGGCATGTGGTGCTGTACGGCTTCCGACCGCAGTATCGCGCGCAGAGTAACGCCACGTGGCCGTTGATCTGGAGCGCGCTGCTGCGGTGAGTGCCAACGTATCCGCGCTTTGGCACCAGCCGCTCTCCCGACGGGGATTTCTGGCCACCTCGACCTTCGCCACGCTCGCCTGCGTGGATCGGCCGGATCGCGAGGCGTCGTTCGCACCAGCCGACGACGCCCGGTGGCCGTTGTACGTTGGAACGTATACCAATACGGGGAAGAGTCGCGGCATTTACCGGATGCATGTCCGTCAGGATACGCTGGCGCTGAGTGTTCCCGAGCTGGTTGCGGAGACACCGGATCCATCGTTCCTCGCGCTTACACCAGACCGGCGCACCTTGCTGGCCGTCAATGAACTGACGACCTTCGCTGGGAGTGCGTCTGGTGCACTGTCGGCCTTTACGCGAGATCCGGCGACCAACAACTTGGTCCCGTTGGCACCGATGCGTGCCTCACGCGGTGCGGCGCCCTGTTATGTATCCGTAGATCGGACGGGACAGTTCGCGTTCGTCGCAAATTATGTGGGTGGGAATGTCGCGGCGTTCCCACTTGATGCCAACGGCGTGCCCGCCGAAGCGAATTTGGTGGTGGCACATCCGGGTCGCGGGCCGCATCCGCGCCGGCAGGCATCTGCCCACGCGCACTGCATTCTGCCGGACGCAACAAATCAGTTTGTGCTGTCGGCTGATTTGGGGACCGACTGCATTTATGTGTTACGCTTCGATGCGCGGACGGGTGCGCTCATACCAGCGGAGATCCCCGAGTTTCAGCTCGCAGCCGGTGCTGGTCCACGTCATCTCGCGTTCAGTCCGGATGGGCGAACGCTGTACTGCGTGAACGAACTCAATTCCACTCTGGTCGCACTGGCCTACGATGCCACGCGTGGTCGCCTTACGGAACAACAGGTGGTATCCACTCGACCAGTGGGGGCGACTGGTGAGAATTCCCCGGCCGATCTTCATGTGCATCCCGATGGACGGACCGTGTATCTCTCCAACCGCGGCGACAATACCATTGCCGTGTTTACGGTCCATCCCACCACGCAAC contains the following coding sequences:
- a CDS encoding M14 family zinc carboxypeptidase; the protein is MLPLFWNRVRQLASGAATVAPLVLGVSGLLGRPMGAQTAAAVPTPASVLGWEPGADRKLPTWKQVTDYFAAVDKASARVTVRTLGKTTLGRPFIVAFISDSATLANLPRYQRIQHQLWDPRQRANATRDSLIAQGKNVILITSSIHSTEVGGFLTPLVVADRLARADTPEARSILANTIIMLVPSQNPDGVDIVGDWYRQTLDTPAEGTNPPALYHFYTGHDNNRDWYAFTQKETRYTVDSLYTPWVPQIVNDVHQQGANAGRIFIPPYMDPVEPNIDPVLTASTNALGMSMAWRIIADGKTGVATNASYDQWSPARQYSLNHRGARILTETASARLATAVNLPFELLGTGRGYDAKVASWNFPAVWPGGRWGIGDIVSYQVSATWALLVEAARDRAAWLTSYAALGERALDPAHPWTTSTTPAAYVIPKAQKDPAALARLVWSLQHGQVQLFESIPAGHYIVPMVQPFGSYAKALLERQVYPNLREYPGGPPKAPYDVTAHTLPLLFGVDVRAEQSLSLQTGALVPPVAEPAYQVPGLSGAPRKRIAIYQNNQSSMDEGWTRWVFDAHQIRFTSVRDADMRGGNLRARFDAIILPDQSALQLRRGLGAPYPDSLRGGLGEAGAAALKAFVEAGGTLLAFNEASNYAIETLALPVRNVLNGVRSTEFYAPGSLFGVTVTSGHPLAATYTAPVPAIWFEDSPTFEVTDPAKATAVLTYQSTGNPLLSGWLQGAEKLLGKAAMVDVQMGQGHVVLYGFRPQYRAQSNATWPLIWSALLR
- a CDS encoding lactonase family protein → MAVDLERAAAVSANVSALWHQPLSRRGFLATSTFATLACVDRPDREASFAPADDARWPLYVGTYTNTGKSRGIYRMHVRQDTLALSVPELVAETPDPSFLALTPDRRTLLAVNELTTFAGSASGALSAFTRDPATNNLVPLAPMRASRGAAPCYVSVDRTGQFAFVANYVGGNVAAFPLDANGVPAEANLVVAHPGRGPHPRRQASAHAHCILPDATNQFVLSADLGTDCIYVLRFDARTGALIPAEIPEFQLAAGAGPRHLAFSPDGRTLYCVNELNSTLVALAYDATRGRLTEQQVVSTRPVGATGENSPADLHVHPDGRTVYLSNRGDNTIAVFTVHPTTQRLTLVQSMPTGGDWPRNFALTPDASGLLVAHQRSDTITAFRIDQTGGTLAETGQKQSAGAPVCLLFP